GGCGCTTCGGAATCCGGACGTTGCCGAGCTCGACGAGCTCCGTCGCGAATGGGAAGTCATTCCCTTCGTTCGTCTGCTCTGCGCGGATACGATTACACCCGTGGCGGCGTTTCGGAGCCTCGCCGACGGAGGTGAGGCCTTCCTGCTCGAGAGCGTCGAGCGGGGAGAGCAGCTCGGTCGCTACTCGTTTCTCGGAGTCCGGCCGCGCCGGTCGCTCAGCATCGACTGCGACGATGAAGGAGCAGTGGACCGGCTCCGCGAAGAGCTGAGGCCTCTGCGCGTATGGAGATCGGATGTCCTTCCTCCATTCTTCGGAGGGGCGGTCGGCTACATCGGTTACGGCGCGGCGCAATGGACCGAGAAACTTCCCGACCGCCACCGCTCCGACGACGATGGGCCAGACGCCGAGATCGTTTTCTTCGATCACGTCGTCATCTTCGATCATCTGATGTCGCGTCTTCTCCTCGTCGTCAACATCGTCTCGTCGCGAGAGGAATCCTCGGAGAGTCTGATCGCGGAAGCGGCGGCGATGCTCGACGACTACGAGAATCTTCTCGCGCGGGCGGCTCCCGATCTGGTGCGATTCGACTCGACCGTAGATTCGAAATTCGAATCGAACTTCACCCGGGAAGAATTCGAATCCGCCGTCGAGCGTGCGAAGGAGGAGATCCGGGCCGGGGAGGCGTTCCAGATCGTTCTGTCGCAGCGGTGGACCGTCCCGTTTCCAACCTCGGAAGCGCTGATGTTCTATCGAGCGCTCCGCGCGCTCAATCCCTCTCCCTATATGTTTCTCCTTCGCACGGACGATCTCACAGTCGTCGGCTCGTCCCCCGAGCTGCTCGTAAGCGTCACCGGCGACCGGCTCGAGACGCATCCGATTGCAGGGACCCGCCCGCGAGGCAGAAACGCCGAGGAGGACAGGAGGCTCGCCGAGGAACTGCTCGCCGATCCGAAGGAGAACGCGGAGCATCTGATGCTCGTCGATCTCGGACGAAACGACATCGGCAGGGTGAGCCGCCCGGGAACCGTCCGGGTCGAACGCTTCCGGGAGATCGAGCGGTACAGCCATGTGATGCACATGGTGAGCAGCGTGACGGGGCGGCTCCGGGAGGATCTGAGTCCGATCGACGCTCTCCTCGCGGCGTTTCCGGCCGGAACCGTCAGCGGCGCGCCCCGGATTCGCGCGATGGAAATCATCGATGAGATCGAGCCGTCGCGACGAGGCGTCTACGCCGGTGCAATCGCCTACTTCGGCTTCTCCGGAAATCTCGACTCCTGCATCGCAATCCGAACGGTCGTTCTCAGCGGCGACGTCGCCTCGATCCAGGCGGGTGCCGGGATCGTCTTCGACTCGGTCCCGGCCACCGAATGGCAGGAGACGGTCAACAAAGCCGAGGCGATGCGCACGGCGCTGTCGCTGGCCCGGGGCGCGCTCGAACAGGACCGGGCGCTCGAGGCGGAAAGAAAATGATTCTCGTCATCGACAACTACGACTCCTTCACCTGGAATCTCGTGCAGCTGCTGGAGATGGCGGGAGAGAAGGACCTCCGGGTCGTCAGAAACGACGAAATCACGGTCGGCGAGGTCGAGGACATGGGCCCATCCGCGATCGTGATCTCGCCGGGACCCGGCCGGCCCGAAGGCGCGGGGCGGTGCATCGAGATCGTCAGAGAGACTTCCACCGTGCCGACTCTCGGTGTATGTCTGGGACACCAGGCAATCGCGGTGGCGCTCGGAGGATCCGTCCGTCGAAGCGACGTTCCGCGGCATGGCAAGATCAGCCAGGTCAACCACGACGGCAAGGGACTGTTCCGAGATTGCCGGCCCGGGATGAGCGCGGTCCGGTACCACTCGCTCGAGATCGATCGTGAAACTCTTCCCGCCGAGCTGAAGGTCGTGGCAGAAACTCCGGACGGGACGATCATGGCGATCGAGCACGTGAGCCGCCCTCTGTGGGGAGTGCAGTTTCACCCGGAATCGTTCGGAACGGATGATGGTGCGAAGATGATCGGCAATTTTCTCGAGGAGAGACGGTGAAGGAAACGATTGCACGTCTGATCGGCGGTGACGATCTCGCGGCAGACGAGGTCCGGGAGCTCTTCGGAGCGATGATGGACGGGGAGCTCTCGGAGATTCAGAAGACCGCGGTGCTGGTCGCCCTCCGGATGAAGGGCGAGACTGCCGAGGAGATACGAGGTGCGGCCGAGGCGATGCGGAGCCGGATGTCATCGATCGAGGTCGACACGACCCATCTGGTCGATACCTGCGGGACGGGCGGCGATGCCCGTGGCACGGTGAACATCTCGACGATCGCGGCGATCGTCGCGGCTGGAGCGGGAGCGCGCGTCGCCAAGCACGGCAACCGCGCGGTCTCGTCATCGTGCGGGAGCGCGGACATCCTGCGCGAGCTCGGCGTCAATGTCTTGATCGATGCAGATCAGATGAAGGAAGTTCTGCGACGCGTCGGCATCGCGTTTCTCTTCGCCCCGGCGCTGCATCCGGCGATGGCGCAGATGATGCCGGTCCGGACCGAGCTCGGCGTCCGAACGGTCTTCAACGTCCTCGGACCGCTGACCAACCCGGCCCGTGTGAAGCGTCAGGTGCTTGGCGTGTTCGCATCGGAGCTGGTCGAGCCGCTCGCGGAGGTGCTGCTGCAGCTCGGAGCCGAACATGCGATGGTCGTTCGCGGTCTCGACGGGATGGACGAGATCTCGACGACGGCGCCGACGCTCGTCGCGGAGGTTCGGGACGGGCGGGTCACCACGTCGCAGCTCGACCCGGAGAGTCTCGGATTCGAGCGCGCCTCGCTCGAAGATCTTCGCGGCGGCGATGCAGCGACGAATGCGGGCATCGCCAGGGAAGTGCTGAATGGCGATGAAGGAGCGGTGCGCGACATCGTGGAGCTGAACGCCGGCGCCGCGCTCTACGTTTCGGGACTCGCCCGGACGATCGAGGATGGGATCGAGCTCGCAGGGGAGTCGCTCGACTCCGGCGCCGCGAGAAACACGCTCGATCAACTCGTCCGCGTTTCTCACGAGGTCGCGGAATGACTGGAATTCTCGATCGGATCGTCACCGGCACGAGGAGAGATCTCGATCGCCTCACCGAAGCCGAGCGGGAGCGGATTCACCATGCTGCGGCGGCAAAGGGAAAGGGCGACCATCGATTCCGCCGAGCGCTCGAAGAGCCCGGCATCCGGATCATTGCCGAGATCAAGGCCGCCTCCCCCTCGGCGGGTACCATCGCCGGGGAGGTCGATCCGGAAGCGATCGCGCGCCGGTACGCGGAAGGAGGAGCGGCCGCGCTCTCGGTCGTGACCGAGCCGCATCACTTTCGCGGGTCGAGAGACTGGATCCCGGAGGCGAAGAAGTCGGACCTGCCGGTCATCATGAAGGATTTCGTGGTCGATCCCGTCCAGATCGATCGTGGCTTTCTCGCGGGTGCCGATGCCATTCTGCTGCTCGCTTCGATTCTCGACGAAACGCGGTTGCGCGAGCTTCGGCAGAGAATCGAGACTCTCGGTCTCGATGCGCTCGTCGAGGTTCACGATGAAAAAGAGCTGGATCTCGCGCTTTCCTCGGGGGCGCCGATCGTCGGAGTCAACAATCGCAACCTGCGTACGTTCGAGGTCGATCTACGAACCGCGGAGCGAATCGCCCGGCGCATTCCTCCGGACGTCGTCATGGTCGCCGAAAGCGGCATCCACACGAGGCGCGACATCGAACGGCTCGAGGCCGCGGGTTATCGGGCTTTTCTCGTCGGGGAAGCGCTGATGCGGGCCGGAGATCCTGTGTCACTTCTCAGGACTCTGACTGCCGCGGAGGTGGAATCATGACGCTGGTCAAGATCTGCGGAATCACCCGTCCTGAAGATGCCAGGCTGGCCGTCGAAGCCGGGGCGACGTGGGTCGGAGTGATTTTCGCTCGAGAATCGAGGCGAAAAATCGATGACGCCGCGGCGAAGGAAGTGAGAGCGGCACTGAACGATCTGGGACATGGTGAGCTCGTCGGAGTTTTCGTGAATGAGGATCCCGCGCGGATCAACCGGCTCTGCCGGGACGTCGGTCTCGATCGTGTGCAGCTCCATGGTGACGAGTCAGACGTCGACATCGAACGCATCGTTGTTCCGGTGATCCGAGCCATTCGGGTGGGTGCGGCCCCTCCGGAGATGCCAGTGGGGGGTTCGCCCGGGATGTGGCTGTTCGATACCGCCGACGCGTCGGGAAGGGGAGGCACGGGAAAATCTTTCGACTGGAAACTGCTCGACGCATTGCAGGGACATCGCCCGTTTCTGCTCTCCGGCGGACTCGATCCGGAGAACGTCGCCGACGCGATTCGCCGCGTCCGGCCCGACGGAGTCGACGTGGCCAGCGGGATCGAGTCGTCCCCCGGAATCAAGGATCACGACAAGCTCCGCGCCTTCATTCGCGAGGTGAAGAATGCGTGAGACGCTTCCCGACAGTGACGGATGGTTCGGCCGGTTCGGAGGGAAGTACGTCCCCGAGACGCTGATCTACCCGATCGATGAGCTCGGGAAAGCGTACGGGAAGGCGAGAAAGGATCGCGACTTCCGCAACGAGCTCGATGATCTCCTGCGCGACTACGTCGGCCGCCCCAGCGCGCTGACCGAGGCACCCGGGTTTGTCTATGCGATCGGCGGTGACTTTCGCCTCTTTCTCAAGCGAGAGGATCTGAACCACACCGGCGCCCACAAGATCAACAACGCTCTCGGTCAGGCGCTGCTTGCCAGGCGGATGGGGAAGAAGCGAATCATCGCCGAGACCGGTGCGGGCCAGCACGGCGTCGCAACAGCGACGGCCTGCGCGCTGCTCGGGCTCGACTGCGTCGTCTACATGGGACGCGTCGACATGGAGCGACAGGCACCCAACGTCTACAGGATGAGGATCCTCGGAGCCGACGTCGTCCCTGTTGATTCCGGAAGCAGGACGCTGAAGGATGCGATCAACGAAGCGATCCGCGACTGGGTCACGAACGTCGCGACGACCCACTACATCATCGGATCGGTGCTCGGTCCGCACCCCTACCCGATGATCGTCCGGGATTTCCAGTCGGTCATCGGACGGGAAGCGATCGAGCAGCTCGACAATGCCGTCGGGAGACTGCCGAACACCGCAATCGCATGCGTCGGCGGGGGCTCGAATGCAATCGGTCTTTTTCACGCGTTGATCAGGAAGAAGAAGGTCCGGCTGATCGGGGTCGAAGCGGGCGGATCCGCGCTCGAGCCCGGGAAGCACGCCGCACGATTTTCCGGCGGTTCGGAAGGCGTCCTTCACGGAACCCGATCGATGTTGCTCCAGGACGAGGCGGGACAGATCCTCGAGACGCATTCCGTTTCGGCAGGGCTCGACTATCCGTCAATAGGTCCCGAGCACGCGTTTCACCAGGAGTCCGGGCGGATCGAGTACACCTCGTGCGACGACGACACCGCGGTCGAGGCCTTCCACCTGCTCAGTCGATCGATGGGGATCATTCCCGCCCTCGAGTCCGCTCACGCCCTCGGTTATCTCCTCCGGAATCCGGACGAGCATCGCGGGGAGATCGTCCTGCTCAATCTCTCGGGAAGGGGAGACAAGGACGTTGCGACGGTCGCCCGGCTCGAGGGGGATTCGATTTGAGCCGGATCACGAAAATGTTTCGCCGGCTCGACCGCGAAGAGCGGTGCGGCCTGATCGCGTACGTCACATGCGGACATCCCGACCTCGAAACGATTCCGGAGATCGTCGAAGCGCTCGAAGCGAGCGGCGCCGATGCCATCGAGCTGGGAGTCCCGTTTTCCGATCCGATCGCCGACGGTCCCGTCATCCAGTCCTCTTCCCGGCATGCGCTGCAGCGAGGGGTGTCGACGGCGGATTGCATCGCCGTTGCGGCCGCGATTCGTGAACGATCGGAGATTCCGCTCATACTTTTCTCCTACGTCAACCCGCTCATGAGACTCGGCGCGGGAGGTCTCGCGAAGAGCGCCGACGCCGCCGGGATCGATGCCGTGCTGATCACCGATCTCCCGCCGGAGGCCTCGGGTGAGTTTCGCCGGGCACTCTCCCGCCGGAAAATCGGAATGATCTTCCTCGCATCTCCGACCTCGTCGGCGGCGAGGCTGCGGCTCATCGACCAGAAGAGCGACGGATTCGTCTACTACGTGTCGACGACCGGCGTCACCGGGCCCCGACGCGAGCTCGAGGAAGATCTCACCGCGCGGCTCGATGCCGTCCGGGCGAAGCTGAAGAAGCCGCTCGCCGTCGGCTTCGGGGTTTCGGAGCATCAGCACTACGAAGCGCTGCGGGATCACTGCGACGCTGTCGTCGTCGGAAGCGCGATCGTCCGGGCGATCGGTGAGGGTAAGCGCTCCGGAGCCGCAAAGCGAGCGGCCTCGGTGGTGAGCCGGATCAGGGGTGGCGTGTAGGGGTGGGACCAGACGGCTGAATCGCTCGAACCGGTGCCCTAAACATCAGACCACGCGGTGGTCGCCAGGCTCCGGCAACGCTGTGAGGCGGGGTCCGGGTCTGAACTTGGAACTTAACTCGTGAAATTCGGTATTTTTTCAACCGATTCCGGAGTTAAGTTCCAAGTTCAGACCCGACCCCGTCGTTTCTTAGCATCGTCGCCGATATGACGGGCGCGACGAGCAGAAAACCCGCCGAGACGAGCATCGCGATCCGGAATCCCGCGGAGAATCGCTCCGGGGCGAGATGCTGTGCTGCGGGAAGCCCCGCCAGCAGTGGAATGACGCTGATCCCGATGAGCTGAGCGAGTCTCGCGACGGCATTGTTCGCTCCGGAGGCGAGCCCCGAGTGTGCGTCGTCGAGAGCGCCGAGCGCGGTCGCGGTCAGCGGGGCTACGGTTAGCCCGAGTCCGATCCCGAAGACCACGATCGGGACGAGCACGGCGGGGACGTAGGGATCGCCGTCGGCAACCCGGCTCATGAAGTACGTTCCGACCGCACAGATCGCGGGCCCGGCGATCAGTGGGATCATCGGACCGTGCAATCCGGCCCACCGCCCCGCGAGCGGCGAGAGGATCAGCAGCAGCAACGTGACCGGCGCGGTTGCCAGACCGGCCTGGAACGCCGAATATCCGAGCACGTTCTGCAACTGAATTGTCAGAAGGAAGAAGACCGTCCCGAGAACGCCGTAGACGACGATGGTGATCAGGTTTGCGGCGATGAAGGGGCGCGACTCGAAGATCGGCGGCGGCAGGAGGCGCGTCTCCCCCCGGCGGCGCTGCTGAACGATCAGTGCAGGGAGGAAAGCGAGGAAAGCCACACCCGCGGAGAGCACGGGCAACGAGGTCCATCCCTGGACCGGACCCTCGATGAGCACGAAGAGGAGAGTGCCCGCCGATGCGATCAGCAGCGCAGCTCCGGCGTAGTCGATCGCCGATCGTTTCGCCGGCTCGTCGCTCGGGATCGATCGCGTGAGAAACGCCGTCACGAGCGCCAGCGGGAGGTTCAGAAAGAAGACGACGCGCCACGAGATCGCATCGACCAGCCATCCGCCGACGACCGGGCCGAGCACAGTCGACAGGCCCGAAAAGCCCGACCAGAATCCGATCGCGGTGCTTCGATCCTCCGATCGGAAGCTCGCCTGGACGAGCGCGAGGCTCGTCGGGACGACCAGAGCGGCCGCCGCACCCTGGAGCGTTCGGAAGATGATCAGCCAGACCGCCCCGGGCGCGAGACCGCACGCGAGTGACGTTGCCGCGAAGGCGATCACGCCCCATGTGAAGACACGCTTCTTACCGACGTTGTCGGCGAGGCGGCCGACGGGGAGGATGAGAGCGCCGAGCGTGAGGAGGTAGCCGTCGAGGATCCATTGCAGCTCGGAGAAGCTGGCGCCGAGCTGCTCGGCGATTGCGGGGAGCGCGACGTTGACCGCGGTGGAATCGAGAAACGCCATCCCCGAGGCGAGGATCGTGGCGGAGAGCGTGAGGAGACCCTGCCGGGAGCGGAGCTCGAGCTTCATCGGAACGCATTGTAGAATGCGTGCGAGCCGAGAATGCGTGCGGAAATAGGTATGACCCTCATTGGCGATCGAATGAGACACGGAGGCTCTCGATGACAACCGGAGAACCGGAATCGGTCAGTTCGATTTCATGCCGCGTCGTCGCCGCTCGCGAGGACGACTCGCGCTGGTGGAGTTTCTACCTGATCAACGACGAAGACTCGCCTCTCGGCTCGGCCGTGCTCGACAAGGTCTGTTACGAATGGGCCGACCAGTATCTGGAGACGAAGGAACCGAACGAGTGCGTGATGAATCTGGCGCCCGGGGACCGGGCACGGATCTGGCGGGACGACGGAGAATCCGAGACGCGCATCGACCTCTGGCTCACCATCGAGCACCGAGGTCAGAGGGGACGATTCCTCTTCGAATTTCCAAAGCTCTACAAGCAGACCGGGAATCATCTGGACGGACTCGGCCCGGGCGCGTGAGGTCGAACCGTAACCGGTTGCGCCCCGACTGGAGATTTTCTGTCGACCCCGCCTCGTGAGGCTGGAACGGTCTCAGGCAGGGGAAAGGAGGTTCACACCGTGAGCGAAGTCTATGTGAGCACGGACGTCGACGCCGATGGCCCGATACCCGGCCCGCACTCGATGCTCAGCTTCGGGTCCGCAGCCTATACTGCGGACAAAGAGCTCCTCGGAACCTTCTCTGCCAACCTCGTCGCGCTCCCCGATGCAGAGCCGGACCCGGATACGGCCGCGTGGTGGGCCGGTCAACCTGAAGCATGGGAAGCGTGCAGGAAGAATCCGAGAGAGCCGGAGCTCGTCATGCGTGAGTACGTCGAGTGGCTGAAGAGTTTGCCGGGCAGTCCTGTCTTCGTCGGCTATCCGGTCACGTACGATTTCATGTTCATCCACTGGTATCTGACTCGATTCACCGGCGAGAATCCCTTCTCGCACTCGGGACTCGACGTCAAGACGCTCGCGATGGCGATGCTACGGAAACCGTATCGTGAGTCCACGAAATCGAACATGCCAGAACGATGGTTCGACGATCTCCCGCACACGCACGTCGCCCTGGATGATGCGATCGCTCAGGGTGCGCTGTTCTGCAACATGCTTCGCGAGCTCCGCGGAGGACAGGTGTAAAGCAGGGAATCGCGATATGAGAATCTCATCGATGGTGCGCCGTACGAGAACATTACTCCAATCCCGAAAACGCGGAGGACCGGCGATGACCGATCCAAGGGACCTTGAGTCGAATACCTCCCCGAACGTCCTGCACCGTGAGATTTTCTCTTCATCTGGTGAGCTTCTCGCAGCGCTGACGACGGTCCGGCGTGTCCATCCACCACTGATTCCGTACCAGGGCGGTGACCGTACCGTCCGAAGCGATCAGGAACAGATCACGCGGAGACGCGACAATGAACGGCATCTGGAGACGCTTCGCCGCCCGCTGATCACGGAAGGAGGGAGCCGGGGCGTCCTTCGGATGGGTATGGGCGACGGCGATCGTCCCCACCGGAATCTTTCCGGTGAAGCGCTCCCGCCTGTATCCATTGTGGTACGGCCAGAGCAGACAGCGGTAACGACCCTCCTCGTCGAGCACGAGAAATGCGCCCCGCTCGGTGTTGCGGTGGCCGCTGCCGGATCGTCGCACGAGGTCCGCGAAAAAAGCCATGATCGCGGGACTCTTCAATAGCTCATCCATTTGATCCAGGGCGGTTTCCGCCGCATCTGTTCGCCGATCCTGCGCAGAACCGGGACCGGCAAAAACTGAGAAAAAGAAGGAAAAAAGAACCAGGACGATTGATCGCACAGCCGCCTCCCTCGCCCCGGGCAGGGCGTAGAATGGGCTCGGGCCGCTGCGACCTGAGCCGGCGTGCTGCGCAGCACTTTGTATCCTCCAGAATACTTTCGGCGTTTCGCCGAGTCGTCCGAGAGCGGTTGGAAAATGGCAGGAACTGAATGATGAGGGTTCGATTCGACGTCTTCACGCTCGACGGCGGCACGCGTGAACTGCTGCGCCGAGGAGCGTTGGTAGGGATCACACCGAAAGCCCTCGCCCTTCTCGAGTACCTCGTGCGGGAGCGTCCGCGTGCCGTGTCAAAGCGTGAGATTCTGGAGCGTATCTGGCCGGACGTAATCGTCGAGGAGCAGAACGTGAAGAATCTCGTTCGGGAGATCCGAGCGGCGCTCGCCGATGACGCGACAAATCCTCGCTTCATACGGACGGTGTTCGGTCACGGCTACGCCTTCTGCGCGGAGGCGTGGATACCGCGCTCACCACCGGGACTGAAGACCCCGCGACTCGTCCACGCCGAGGGCGTCCATCATCTGGCGCCGGGTGAGAACGTCATCGGAAGAGGAGAGGACTGCTCGATCGTCCTGGATTATTCGGGACTGTCGCGTCATCACGCGACGGTGCGGTTCGCCGATGGGGAAATCATTCTCGAGGATCTCGGCAGCAAGAACGGGACGTGGCTCAACGGCCGGCGGATCGAAGCGCCGGAGCTCCTGCGTCACGGTGATCGGATCCGGATCGGAACCGTCGTTCTGGAGTTTCGTGCCGACGGTCGCGCGGACACGACCTCGACGCTTGCCGGATTCTGAGATCGGCGTCAGCCGTCAGTCGTCGAGCTCCTCGGACCAATTCAGAACGACGTTTACCGGGCCTACCTCTTCATTACTTTTAACGAGAAGGAATCGATCGCCGAAAACATCGAAACTTCGAATCCCCTCGATCGTGAAGAGAAGACGTGGAGTCGCAGGCTTCAAGCTCTCCCCTCGTCTCTCCATCTCTACAAAGTAAAGATCGTTGCCGCGCCAGTAATAAACCTCAGTTCCGTCGGCTGACCAACGGGGTGGGCGGCCGCCCCAGAGACGACCCCAGAACGTACCCACCCCTTCCGCCGATACCTGCCACCGCTTTCCGCTCTCCAGAGACTGGATCTGGACCTCCGTCCCTTTGTCGTGGTCGGAATAATAGGCCAGCCACTTGCCGTCGGGCGAGATGCTGGGCATGAACTCGTTGTGCGGAGTGCGGACCACGGGACGGGGGACACCGTTACCGGTGAGTGGCAGAAACCAGATGTCATGGCCGGTTTCCGGCGCCTGGCGTGAGAATGCGAGAACGGATCCATCCGGCGAGACCGATACCGGGCGCCCGGGTGAAGCGATCAGCCTTCTTGATGGAGCAGCGCCATCGACTGGCGCAGCCACGATCGATTTCAATTGTCCCGAAAAATAAATCACCTCGGTCTCATCGTGAGACCACACGGGATACACCTCATCTCCTGGCTCGAAACTGAGTCGGGTCGCGACGCCAGTCGGGAGGTCATAGGTCCAGATGTCGTCGTTTGCGGCGCCCACCGTCAGGGCAATCCTCTCCTGGCTCGGGGCAACGGTGGCGTAGACCATGTCGAAGTCCAGCTTCGCCAGCGTCTCAGTTCGGCCAGTTCGATCCGCAACGAGGAGAGAGGTCGATCGCGAACCGGTGCCGGGAAGGTACACCAACGCACGATCCGTGACGTCGAAGTGAGCAGCCCCGCTGGAGGGACTCCACACCACACCCTCGAGCACCTTTCGAGGCTTTCCTGCAACCGCCCACCGCCTCTCGTCAAGGGGGAGGGTATAGATATCAGCGTCACGTCCGAAAAACAGATAGCCGTCGACATAGCGGGCGCAGGACCCTCCTTCCCAGATCACCCGCCACTGCCTCGTTTTCAGCGAAAGAACTGCGATTCTCGCCTCGTCGAACGACGTCATCTGTTCCGTTCGAATCGTGAACAGCAGCGATTCGCCATCCGGAAGCGCGTGAGGCCACCGATGGCTATTTTCTCCCGCGCTCGAATCGGGAACGGTGATCTCCTCCGGCCGGCCTCCATCGGCGGGCACCCTCCAGATGCCTCCCGAGGACGAACGAGAGTAGTAGATGAATCCATCGCGGCTCCAGGTTGCGCCTCGTCCGGCCCCTCCCACTCCAGTCGCAAGGGTCCGGGGAACTCCTCCGCCAGCTGAGACCCTTTTGATGTCCCTTCCCGAGAAGAATCCGATCGAGCGGCCGTCGGGTGAGAAAAAAGGCATCCACCCGTTCTCGATTCGGGTGCCTGCGTGGAACTCGTCGAGACGTCTGACGTAGAACCCAGGCGCTCCCTGTTCCACACGACTGTAAATGATGGAGTCACTGTTTGGAGAGACGGCAACCGTGGGAGTGCCGTGGCCTAGCCCCACACCCTCGCTGCCTGTGAGAGGGACGGACAAGCGAACCACTGAGCGATCGTCGACGCGCGCCTGACGGGAGGCGAGGGCCCAGGCGGCCGCCATGGCAACTGCGGCGACTACCAGCGCGGTTATCGCCACGAACCGCCAGCGAGGCCAGGAGCGCACGGCGTTTTCCGGTTCGGTCGCGCTCTCGCGGATCCAGCGCAGTTGCTCGGCGAGATCGTGCGCCGACTCCCATCGTGCCTCCGGATCCTTTGCCAGACATCTGTCGACAAGGTATTGCAGCGCGGGACGAACCGTGCAATCGATCTCGCGAAGCGGTCGTGGGCTGTCCCGGAGAATCGACGCAACGATGTCGGCCTTGCTCTCTCCCGTGAACGCCGGCCGGCCGCCCGCCATCTCGTAGAGGACGAGTCCGAGAGCGAAGATGTCGCTCCGCGAGTCCGCCTTTTTTCCGGAGAGCACCTCGGGAGCCATGTACCGGAGCGTGCCGGCGAATCGTCCCTCCTCGGTTGGATCGAGGCGGATGGTCGTGGTCGAGTCTCCCTCGACGAGGTCGAGGAGAGGTCTGGCGAGACCGAAGTCGAGCAGCTTCGCTCCCGATCGCGTCAGCATGATGTTCGACGGCTTCAGGTCTCGATGGATAATGCCCGAGCGGTGCGCCATCGCGAGGGCTTCGGAGATCTCGATTCCGTAACCGAGGAGCTGGTCGTGGGGGAGCGGTCCACGCTCGAGACGTTCGGCGAGGGTTTCGCCTTCGCAGTACTCCATGACGAGATAGGTAAATCGGGATTCTTGAGCCGAGGGATCCTTTCTCGTGCCGCTCCGGGCCGTCGCTTCTCCAACGTCGTGGAGGACGCAGATGTGCGGGTGGTTCAAGGTCGCGACCACCCTGGCTTCCCGATCCAGCCGGGCTCTCAGGTGTATGTCTTCGGCGAACTCGGCGGGGAGAACCTTGACCGCCACCGGCCGGCCCAGACGCGTGTCCTCCGCTTTGTAGACCTCTCCCATCCCGCCGGTGCCGATCGGCGCGACGATCTCGTAGGGCCCTAGGCGAAGCCCGGATTGAAGCGTCATCGCGGAACTTCAGCATACACCCGATCGCAAGCCTTACGAATCGGGCATGCCCCTGAAAGCAGTCTCTCCGGGCGGGAGAAGATGGGAAGAAGAGCCGAGAAGAGGAGAAGAGGATCACACCTCAGTACAGTCATCGTAGTCGGAACCAGAATGGCTCCGCCGTTC
This genomic interval from Acidobacteriota bacterium contains the following:
- a CDS encoding phosphoribosylanthranilate isomerase; protein product: MMTLVKICGITRPEDARLAVEAGATWVGVIFARESRRKIDDAAAKEVRAALNDLGHGELVGVFVNEDPARINRLCRDVGLDRVQLHGDESDVDIERIVVPVIRAIRVGAAPPEMPVGGSPGMWLFDTADASGRGGTGKSFDWKLLDALQGHRPFLLSGGLDPENVADAIRRVRPDGVDVASGIESSPGIKDHDKLRAFIREVKNA
- the trpA gene encoding tryptophan synthase subunit alpha, translated to MFRRLDREERCGLIAYVTCGHPDLETIPEIVEALEASGADAIELGVPFSDPIADGPVIQSSSRHALQRGVSTADCIAVAAAIRERSEIPLILFSYVNPLMRLGAGGLAKSADAAGIDAVLITDLPPEASGEFRRALSRRKIGMIFLASPTSSAARLRLIDQKSDGFVYYVSTTGVTGPRRELEEDLTARLDAVRAKLKKPLAVGFGVSEHQHYEALRDHCDAVVVGSAIVRAIGEGKRSGAAKRAASVVSRIRGGV
- the trpE gene encoding anthranilate synthase component I, with translation MAEGFFTALRNPDVAELDELRREWEVIPFVRLLCADTITPVAAFRSLADGGEAFLLESVERGEQLGRYSFLGVRPRRSLSIDCDDEGAVDRLREELRPLRVWRSDVLPPFFGGAVGYIGYGAAQWTEKLPDRHRSDDDGPDAEIVFFDHVVIFDHLMSRLLLVVNIVSSREESSESLIAEAAAMLDDYENLLARAAPDLVRFDSTVDSKFESNFTREEFESAVERAKEEIRAGEAFQIVLSQRWTVPFPTSEALMFYRALRALNPSPYMFLLRTDDLTVVGSSPELLVSVTGDRLETHPIAGTRPRGRNAEEDRRLAEELLADPKENAEHLMLVDLGRNDIGRVSRPGTVRVERFREIERYSHVMHMVSSVTGRLREDLSPIDALLAAFPAGTVSGAPRIRAMEIIDEIEPSRRGVYAGAIAYFGFSGNLDSCIAIRTVVLSGDVASIQAGAGIVFDSVPATEWQETVNKAEAMRTALSLARGALEQDRALEAERK
- the trpC gene encoding indole-3-glycerol phosphate synthase TrpC, which translates into the protein MTGILDRIVTGTRRDLDRLTEAERERIHHAAAAKGKGDHRFRRALEEPGIRIIAEIKAASPSAGTIAGEVDPEAIARRYAEGGAAALSVVTEPHHFRGSRDWIPEAKKSDLPVIMKDFVVDPVQIDRGFLAGADAILLLASILDETRLRELRQRIETLGLDALVEVHDEKELDLALSSGAPIVGVNNRNLRTFEVDLRTAERIARRIPPDVVMVAESGIHTRRDIERLEAAGYRAFLVGEALMRAGDPVSLLRTLTAAEVES
- the trpB gene encoding tryptophan synthase subunit beta — protein: MRETLPDSDGWFGRFGGKYVPETLIYPIDELGKAYGKARKDRDFRNELDDLLRDYVGRPSALTEAPGFVYAIGGDFRLFLKREDLNHTGAHKINNALGQALLARRMGKKRIIAETGAGQHGVATATACALLGLDCVVYMGRVDMERQAPNVYRMRILGADVVPVDSGSRTLKDAINEAIRDWVTNVATTHYIIGSVLGPHPYPMIVRDFQSVIGREAIEQLDNAVGRLPNTAIACVGGGSNAIGLFHALIRKKKVRLIGVEAGGSALEPGKHAARFSGGSEGVLHGTRSMLLQDEAGQILETHSVSAGLDYPSIGPEHAFHQESGRIEYTSCDDDTAVEAFHLLSRSMGIIPALESAHALGYLLRNPDEHRGEIVLLNLSGRGDKDVATVARLEGDSI
- the trpD gene encoding anthranilate phosphoribosyltransferase, with the translated sequence MKETIARLIGGDDLAADEVRELFGAMMDGELSEIQKTAVLVALRMKGETAEEIRGAAEAMRSRMSSIEVDTTHLVDTCGTGGDARGTVNISTIAAIVAAGAGARVAKHGNRAVSSSCGSADILRELGVNVLIDADQMKEVLRRVGIAFLFAPALHPAMAQMMPVRTELGVRTVFNVLGPLTNPARVKRQVLGVFASELVEPLAEVLLQLGAEHAMVVRGLDGMDEISTTAPTLVAEVRDGRVTTSQLDPESLGFERASLEDLRGGDAATNAGIAREVLNGDEGAVRDIVELNAGAALYVSGLARTIEDGIELAGESLDSGAARNTLDQLVRVSHEVAE
- a CDS encoding aminodeoxychorismate/anthranilate synthase component II, with the protein product MILVIDNYDSFTWNLVQLLEMAGEKDLRVVRNDEITVGEVEDMGPSAIVISPGPGRPEGAGRCIEIVRETSTVPTLGVCLGHQAIAVALGGSVRRSDVPRHGKISQVNHDGKGLFRDCRPGMSAVRYHSLEIDRETLPAELKVVAETPDGTIMAIEHVSRPLWGVQFHPESFGTDDGAKMIGNFLEERR